CTTTTCGCATTAAACGCATCTGATGTTTCACTGAAGGTTTTGATTTAGCATTCCAAAGTTCACCACGTATTTTCTTTGCAGCAGATCTGTTAAAAGGTTTTGGGACTTCATTCGTTCCCACAGTATCATTCATTTTTACAATCTCTTGAATCTGCTATAATTGATGATGAATATATAGCACAAAGATTCAATCTGGAAAACATATCATTTGATCTGGAAAACATATCATTTCTCAATTTCTGAAAGAGAGTTAAGTATCTATTTTATTTAGATAATCTCATTTTTTACCGGAACATCATAAAAACCTATACTGAGAACTATACTATTATTTCTGCTGACATATGTATATTTGTAGGCAATCCACTCAATTCCATATTTTCAGTAACTTAATATTTAAGTTAACCAAGCAATTGCTTTCAGCAAATCCACATTTGTTGGATTAAGTTAAACCGTGTGGGTTTTAACCGTAACAAGAATGGGATTTATTCTTTGGATTTTCAAAAGCCAAATAAATCGTTTCTCAGTAGGAAAGCTGGCTTACATATACCAATACCCTATAATCAACAAAACTATGCTCTATAGTAGGTTTCTGATAAGCCTGATTGTATTTCAAAGGACTAAGGCGTTAGCCACTAATCAAACAAATAGTTAGCTCTTATTGAGCAATGGCGTTAGCCCTAAATGTTGGCAAACATAAATTTGAGCTTTAGCTCAAATCAATAGGCGATGAGCCCAGCATTACGCGAAGATGCAAAACTCAAGATGCAAACTTCATTTCTGTAAACGACATACAGGTTACCAGAACAACCATACACACAGTTTTACCGGATCTATTTTCCGGAAATTACCGGAACATACTTAATCTGAATTAGGTAAATGATGGCTACGCCGTTACAATGTATTATTATCATACACCTTTGATTTTATTAACTTTTTTGCATTTTACCTATTGACAACAGAGACTAATTATGAGAATATACAATCAACAACGCGAGTTCACTAAGTGCATAGCTTAGTAAAACAATTTCAGAAACCTATAAGGTATTAAAAGAGTTAATCTTTTGAGTTATTTTAGAAATCTATAAGATATTAAAAGACAAAATATCTCGCGTTGAAAGAAAGACCCGAAAGGGTCTTTTTTTATGCTTTCAGTTTATTCACAAAAAACTATTTACAATGTTCTATTGAAATTTATCTGAACATTGTCACTCGGCTTATGTAAACAATGATTGCATAGCCAAAACATATTCGCTTAAATGAAAAAAAATCAGATCATAAATTGAAGAGACACAAATTGGCTAAGAAAGATAAACCGCTTCCAGGAACCCGAGGTAGTGACACTCCCCACCCTGTTGACGTTCACGTCGGACAACGTATTAAGCTTCGTAGAACCCTTGTTGGAATGACACAAGGTCAACTGGGCGAAAGCATTGGATTGACATTCCAACAGGTGCAGAAATATGAACGAGGCTTCAACCGTGTTTCTGCAAGCAAGTTATGGTTACTTTCAAACATCCTTGATGTACAAATTTCCTATTTCTTTGATGAAATGCCTGAGGCCACAAAACAAACCTTCCCTGGATACGAAACTGATAACTCTGAATCTGATGTACCTGAAGAAGAATTGACCTTGCACAGACGGCAAACCCTTGAGTTAGTTCGTGCCTTTTCTCAAGTAACAGACCAGAATGTCAGAACACAGCTAAACAAAATGGTTAAGGCAATGGCTGGCATTACTGACGAAGAATAACACCAAGTTTATTTACAAAGCGAGAACACAATAGATTAACAACTCTTTGATTTAGTTGAGTTTTTACTTGACTTTAAAAGCAATTTAAGATAATATATTCAGATTATTAACAATCATAAGGAGATGATTAAGAGGAGTATAAAAGATGTTATGTTTAACAGTGAAGGAGATTTCTGAAGATCTAAAAATATCAAAACCGACAGTCAAAAACAGATTAAAAGACTGTTCTAAACATTACGTTCAACGTGAATTTGAAACAAATTATTATAATTATGACCGAACCTGCACAGCTTACGATTTCAAAGATATCGTAACCAAGGTCTTTAAAGATTCAGCTCAAAACAAGTTCTTTGAAAAGTACCTTGGCAAATACCTTGAGCAACAAACAGCAGGAATAAGACTTTCAAACGAATTGAAAATTGCAGGAACTCACGTAATCCCAACCGAAATCAGTTTGGGTACGCATATTTATCTTGTTCCAGAACCTGATAATCCACACGACAGTAAAGCCCTTAAGGTCTTCAACGCCATTGATAATAACCACCTTGGCTATGTCTACAGGGAAGACCAGGAAATTATTTTCAACAGCCCAACGTTCAAGAAACAGCAGAAGTTATTTGGTGTCATCACTGACACAGAAAGCTATGGCTTTGCCTCAAGGGAAGACGGCTGGATTGGAGGTCAGAAGAAATATTGCAAATGGTTCATTTAAGAACCTATACAATCAACAAATTGTTTTTAATTAATTATTTTAGGAGATTTTATTATGAATACAGACACTCAAACCCAAATTAAGAAACACGCAGACAACATTTTGTATGAATTTTCAGGCAAAGTTCATCTCAACGAAAAATATGGCGATACTGCACAAGGTTGGGCTGACTTTGTCACAGAAGACCTATTTGAACATCAATCTCTTTCAGATCTTGATTATGATGCTCAAGATTTTGAAGAGGAGGTTTTCAAATTCCTTACAGAATACTTTAAGGCTTTACCTCATTTTGAGATTGTCAGCCTGACTCAATTTGCAAAAGGTTGTTCTGACTTCAGCAGGGCTGCCATTGAAAAGCTTTTGGACAATAAAGATATCCCTGAAGAATATTATATTTATCAAGGGAAGCGAACTTATATCAATCCACGTTTAAGTTTGTGGCTAGACCAGGTATATCCTTTGAAACAGCTTGCTTCCTGACAAAGAAAAACACCCACCATGGTAAAACGGTGGGTGTTATTTTATGTAAACGATATCGAGGGCTTATGCGTTTACAGCATCTTTCAAACCTTTACCCGCTTTAAACTTAGGTTGTTTTGAAGCAGGGATTTGGATCTCTTCACCTGTGCGTGGGTTACGACCTGTAGAAGCTTTACGATCTGCCACTGAGAATGTACCAAAACCTACAAGGCGAACATCATCACCAGATTTCATAGCATATGTAATAGCCTCAAAAACACCTTCTACAGCTTTTGTAGCATCAGCTTTAGTTAGGCCAGATTCAGCAACAGCATTCACCAGTTCAGTTTTATTCATAATTTCATTCCTATTTGAAAATTCATAAACGATTTTGCTATTTCACCGAAATTGACCACAAAGTCAAACAATACAAGCTATTTTAAAGCCCATAGAAGGTATGTTTTGTATTTTCTAAGGATAAAGCATAGGTCTAAATTGGCTACAAAAGCCTCATTTGATGTTTCATTTCACATTGACATATCAACCTATGTTCTTCATATGTTCCTTTATGGAGATATATAAACCTGACATCACATCACAATGCCCACTGCCCATTTTTCTGTTTGCTGTAAGTGCTGGTTTCCCAAGCCCCGCAGAGGACTTCACAGAAAAAACTTTGGATTTAAATGATTTCATAGAACACCCAGCCAGTACTTTTTTTGTACGAGCAGAAGGTGATTCAATGATTGGTGCTGGGATATTCGATGGTGATTTGCTGATTGTTGATAAAAGCATCACCCCAAAGCATAATTCAATTGTCATAGCTTCCATCCACGGTGACCTGACAATGAAACGGCTCATCAAAAAAGGCGATAAATGGTTATTAAAACCAGAAAACCCTGATTACCCAATTTTAGAACTTGAAGAACAATCTCAAATTTGGGGTGTTGTTAAGAACTGTATGCGAGACCTTGAGAAATGACTATCTTCGCTATAGTTGACTGCAATAACTTCTATGCTTCTTGTGAACGAGTTTTTGAACCTCATCTCGAAGGTAAGCCCGTAGTTGTGCTTTCTAACAATGATGGTTGTGTTATTGCCAGGAGCAATGAAGCAAAAGCATTGGGAATTGGAATGGGCGAAGCCTATTTCAAAATCAAACCCCAGATCCAAAAACTAGGGCTGGAGGTTCGTTCATCAAACTATGCTCTATATGGTGATATGTCTAATCGGGTGGCGTCTGTCCTATCTACATTCTCGCCAAACATTGAAGTTTATTCAATCGATGAATGTTTCCTGGACCTAACAGGCTTTGAGCATCTTGACCTCACTACATATGCTCAGGAAATACGACATACGGTCAAACAATATACTGGTATCCCTGTTGCTCTTGGAATTGCACCAACAAAGACATTAGCAAAAATAGCTAACAGACTTGCCAAAAAATCGACTAAAGCCAATGGTGTACTTGATTTAACCAACCACCCTGACTGGATACCATTAGCTCTTCAAAAAACTGAAGTGGGAGATGTCTGGGGCATAGGCAGACGTTATTCCAAGTGGCTTATTGCAAACAATGTGCATACCGCATTTGATTTGGCTCATTCTGAAGATGACTGGATACGAAAGAAGATGGGTGTTGTAGGTTTAAAGACTGTTCACGAGCTTCGTGGCATCAGTTGTGTGGAATTAGAACATCACGCACCTGACAAGCAAACAACCGCTGTTACACGCTCTTTTGGGAAGATGCTTGATTCCTTAGATGACCTTGAAGAAGCCATCAAATCTTTTGCTTCCAGAGCTGCTGAAAAGATCAGAACATCAGACCTTGTTACTAATCAGGTTTCCGTCTTTGTTCGAACAAACCCATTTCGTGAAGACCTTGAGC
This sequence is a window from Candidatus Terasakiella magnetica. Protein-coding genes within it:
- a CDS encoding helix-turn-helix domain-containing protein — its product is MAKKDKPLPGTRGSDTPHPVDVHVGQRIKLRRTLVGMTQGQLGESIGLTFQQVQKYERGFNRVSASKLWLLSNILDVQISYFFDEMPEATKQTFPGYETDNSESDVPEEELTLHRRQTLELVRAFSQVTDQNVRTQLNKMVKAMAGITDEE
- a CDS encoding HIRAN domain-containing protein; the protein is MLCLTVKEISEDLKISKPTVKNRLKDCSKHYVQREFETNYYNYDRTCTAYDFKDIVTKVFKDSAQNKFFEKYLGKYLEQQTAGIRLSNELKIAGTHVIPTEISLGTHIYLVPEPDNPHDSKALKVFNAIDNNHLGYVYREDQEIIFNSPTFKKQQKLFGVITDTESYGFASREDGWIGGQKKYCKWFI
- a CDS encoding HU family DNA-binding protein: MNKTELVNAVAESGLTKADATKAVEGVFEAITYAMKSGDDVRLVGFGTFSVADRKASTGRNPRTGEEIQIPASKQPKFKAGKGLKDAVNA
- a CDS encoding LexA family protein, which encodes MFHFTLTYQPMFFICSFMEIYKPDITSQCPLPIFLFAVSAGFPSPAEDFTEKTLDLNDFIEHPASTFFVRAEGDSMIGAGIFDGDLLIVDKSITPKHNSIVIASIHGDLTMKRLIKKGDKWLLKPENPDYPILELEEQSQIWGVVKNCMRDLEK
- a CDS encoding Y-family DNA polymerase; its protein translation is MTIFAIVDCNNFYASCERVFEPHLEGKPVVVLSNNDGCVIARSNEAKALGIGMGEAYFKIKPQIQKLGLEVRSSNYALYGDMSNRVASVLSTFSPNIEVYSIDECFLDLTGFEHLDLTTYAQEIRHTVKQYTGIPVALGIAPTKTLAKIANRLAKKSTKANGVLDLTNHPDWIPLALQKTEVGDVWGIGRRYSKWLIANNVHTAFDLAHSEDDWIRKKMGVVGLKTVHELRGISCVELEHHAPDKQTTAVTRSFGKMLDSLDDLEEAIKSFASRAAEKIRTSDLVTNQVSVFVRTNPFREDLEQYTNSITVGLTTYTNDTREILQACLSGLRRIFKDGLQYKKAGIILLDLMKSDSAPKTLFDINQAVDDQLMKSLDKINARFGSGTIALGQLKKSRSWYMTQNHKSPSYTTKWDELVRVR